The nucleotide window TTAAGAGCTACTCAAGAAAGGGCATAGAGTTGGATTGGTGGGGAGTATCTGTCAGGTATTGGGGGAGGGGAACTTGTGAttggaatatattatatgaagacttctttttaattaaaaaaacacctTCAAACACACAAAATTTATCAAGAGTTTCAgcgtttttttcttcattgtaaaATGAAAAGCTTGGGCTCAAGTCCTCTAGGTTACTTTGGTCCTGAATGGATTGCTAATTTCTCATTGTGTTACTGTTGACAAAACACTTTGTATTGTTTCATGATAAAGCATGCATTGGTTTGTGCAGTTGCTacatggatttctttttttttttttttttaagatttatttatttatacaatgttctatctgcctGTATGCtggcaggccagaagaggacaccagatttcattatagatggttgtgagccaccgtgtgaatgctgggaattgaactcaggacctctggaagagcagccagtgctcttaacctctgagccacctctccagctccatagATTTCTTGATAAGGGTTCCTTCAGCTCACTGAACTGAATTTTTCTGCTACTTTAATCACACTGAGGTACCCTAGGGTGTTTTGTCCTGTGTTGGGTGCTGCTTATTTCCCTGATGTTGAGTGGGGCATTTAATGTTGAGTTTTCTCAGCTGTATATTGGAGTTgctgatgttttttgtttgtttgtttgtttgttttgagatggtgtGTATATCCCAGGCTTGGAACAtggtatgtagctgaggatggccttgcacttctgatcctccttcaAGCTCTTGATGTATTAAAATGGGCACACAGGTCTCCTAGATGTAAAGTCTGTGAGTCTAAAGATTGGGAAGTTCCTGGTCTTCAGGGAACAACATTACGGACTGATGAAATGCTTTCTGAGCACACACTGCCAGGGACATGAAAGGGTTACAGGGTGGACCTGGCTCTGTGAGAGCTGTGGGCTGTCAGGGAGTCAAGACAGAGAGGACTGCTGGTGTCTGGTATGCTGGAAATATACATCTGACTAGGGCTGAAGCAAAAttgagaggaagcaggaagtgtgCCTGTGATTTAAGGTGACCCTCCCTGAAGGAGGAATGGATTTGCCTGTTGGGTAGGTAACAAAATGGACTGTAAAGGAGGGGGAAATGCCTttctttagttccagcacttgggaacaAACAGATTCCTGTGAGTTTTAAGACCAGCTTTGTCTGCCATATCAAGTTCTAGGGCAGTCAGagatacatagtgaaaccctgtctgagaAAACCAACAATACTAGGAGAAGTGAGGcttatcaaaattaaaatgttattaaattCACTGTCGACATTCGGGCCATCCTGTGCATTGTAAGTGCTTCAGTCTATGCTGCTCACTAAGGAGCAGGAGGAGTGAATGTGGTTGTGCCGTCGTCACCTGTGTCATAGGGAATGTTAGGCGTGTCCAACCATGGCAGGTACTGCTGGTAAGTGCTAGACTATCACTTAATgagaaaatagatttatttttagagaCACAGTCTTCCTGTGtttcccaggctagcctcagaacTCACTCTTAGGTTCCAGTGATTCTCTTGCACTTCTTTCTGAATAGCCAGGACAGCCATACTGCAAGTGTGTATCACCACTCTTGTCAGTGAGAAAAGACTGTGCAGTGTGACTCAGCTTACTGTGTGTAATAGTTACAAAATCTGTCCTGTGGCTCCTGTGCTGAGAATGTAGATTGTCAGAGGGGATAATGGAAGTGCTGAGAAACAGAGGGAAATACTGAGAAACTGGAGTTCAGAGTAGACAGAGGATAAAGTACTAAATGGAACATTGACCATTAAGTGAAGAAAcgggttgtgaagaaaggggttgtgaagaaaggggttGTATAATCAATATTTGAAACAGCTGATTGGGGTAAAAGATCAGGCTAGATTCTTACGCCCTTTTGCAGGTAGATTAATGGTGCAAATTTAATGTGACTAAGGATGGAGCTTAAGCGTGTGCACTTATCAACATGTGCAAGGTCCTATATTCAATTCACAGCACCACCCCCCCAAAAGCCACAATGTGGATTAGGGAAATCTCATAAAACCCCACCCTTGGAGGAAGAGTTCAGGCAACTCCTGAGAAAAAGAATCTGTCTTCCCAGGAAGTGACCAGCCCTAAAAATATACAGATGAGAAACACTAAATGAGCCCAGCAgggtgcgtgtgcgtgtgcgtgtgcgtgtgtgtgtgtgtgtgtgtgtgtgtgtaagtgtgtgtaagagagagagaccaatAAAAACTCATGGCTTTGGGGGTTGATAACACAGGAGGGTTTGGAAATGTGggattatataaatacatatctatgaaattttaaaaataagttttgaaaatttttaaattgaaagtaaaataaaaacaacaaaccaaaggaTGCAAGTGtcaaaaagaagaatgaaatgaccaaaattagaaaaaaacatacTAAATAATCAAAAAATAACAGGGTAGGGAAGCATAACTTATGTCAAGTGTGGTGATAtgtgtctataatcctagcatatGCGAGGCCTAGGCAAGTACAAGCACCTCAGGCAAAACTGGGCTGGATCacgagaccctggctcaaaaacaaataagcaaaaaaacaTAACTTAAAACCTAGATTCTAAGCCTtaagttttaaataatttatgtacaccagttttataaaaaaacattttatggtTAGATACTATAAAATTAATGAGATAAATAATAAGTTGGAAAATAGATTAGGACTGATTTCtttgtaattatatatttattaaaattcacAAATAACTAAGAAAGATGGATGTAATAAACCAataccttttttaatttttttttttccagacagtgtttctctgtgtaacagccttggctggcctcaaactcacagtgatccgcctgcctctacccccccccccccgggtgttgggattaaaggcgtgtttgacCATGCCCAGCCCCAAtaccttattttttaagaagACAAAAGGGTAGTAGGGAAATTGGCTTAAGATTTTAGGCAGGATCATGTTAAAAACCACCTTTCCATAGCTAGACTGAAGAGTTTCCTGGAAAGGACCTACAGTTTCTTCCTAGATCTAAGTCACCAGACGTGTATCACCTCTGTGAGCGAGCAGCTAACTCAGGGTTAGGATCTAAGTGTAAAGTTACGGTAAGTAGTTACAAGTGTATTCTTGAGAATGACAGTCCTGAACCTGGACTAGAGAAAATCAGTTTCTAAAAACGCAGTTTCTTCACCCAGAAATGAAGCTGATACTTGAGTGATGGTGTTAGGATTAAATGAGGCGGTCTATGTAAGACTCAGAGTGCTGTGACTCAGTTAAAAATCAGTCTCCCTTTTCTTGGAAGTCATGTAGGGGTATTTAATGAAGCATGTGCCGTTCTGGACTTAAAGCTGTGCAAGTGCAGCATTTTCTTCAGCGTGGTGTCCTTTGGCAGTAACCTCTCTCTACTCTGTTGCAACAGTGTTGGAAGTCCTGGAAGCACAGTCCTTTGCATTGTGACAGAAGATGGAAGTGTGTCAGGAATTGCACAAACCCTCCATACGCTTGGAGTGTGACCACTGTGGTTTCAGGGGCACTGATTACGAGAATGTGCAGATCCACATGGGCACTATTCATCCTGAATTCTGTGATGAGATGGATGCTGGAGGCCTAGGCAAGCTCATATTTTACCAGAAGAGTGCAAAACTCTTTCACTGCCATAAGTGCTTTTTCACCAGCAAGATGTACTCCAATGTGTACTATCACATCACATCTAAACATGCTGCCTCAGAGAAGTGGAGTGACAAGCCAAAAGACCAGctgagcaaagaaacagaatctgTGAAGAGTCCTTCCCTTCCTGAGCATCAGAATTCAGCCTTTGACTCGGCAGAAGTGAGGCCCACTCCAGCCCTTCCCCtggaaacacagaaaattggTCCGAGTTTGTCTCCAGAGTCACAGAAGTCTGTTCCTCCAGTTCTGGAGCCTCAGAACTCTGGCCCTGTTGTTTGTCCCGAGCCACAGGCTCCTTGTCTTCCTGCTGAGGACTCAGAAGCTGCTCCTGCTTCTTCCCCTGAATGTCTAGACCCCGCCTGTGTGCTTCCTGAGCTGCAGAAGCATGACCGAGCCCCTTCTCCAGAGTCAGGAAGGTCTGCTCTTGTCAGCTCCAAACCCCAGAAGCACTCTCCCTTTGCAGATACAGGGGCTCCGCCTTCAGCCTTGTCTCCGGAGTCCCCAGTTCTGGCCACTTCCCCTGAGCCTTGGGGACCATCCCTCACTGCATCTCCTGAGTCACGGAAGCCGGCGCGGGCTGCCTCCCCTGAGCCAAGGAAGCCGTCCCCATCAGAGTCTCCTGAACTCTGGAAGCCATTCCCTGCCATCACTTCAGAGCCACGGAGACCAACCCCAGCAGTATCACCAGGTTCCTGGAAGCCTGGGCCGCCTGGTTCTCCTAGACCTTGGAAATCCAGTCCTTCAGCAACATCGGGACCATGGAAGTCATCGAAACCTGCTACATCTATGTCTCCTGGACCTTGGAAGCCAATACCTTCTGTGTCACCCGGGCcttggaaaccagctccatctatGTCCACTGCATCCTGGAAGTCTTCGGTCTCATCTGGTTCCTGGAAAACGCCCCCCACATCTCCAGAGTCATGGAAGTCTGGCCCACCTGAACTCCGAAAGACAGCTCTGGCTTTGTCACCTGAACATTGGAAGGCAGTGCCCCCTGTGTCTCCTGAGCTTCGCAGGCCAGGCCCGCCACTCTCCCCAGAGATCCGAAGTCCAGCAGGTTCTCCGGAGCTGAGGAAGCCGTCAGGGTCACCAGACCTTTGGAAGCTTTCTCCTGACCAACGGAAGACTTCTCCTGCTTCACTTGATTTCCCTGAGTGCCAGAAAAGTTCTCGTGGTGGCTCTCCTGATCTCTGGAAGTCTTCCTTCATTACAGAGGCTCAGAAACCTAACGTCTTCCCTGAGACACGGAAACATGCTTCTTCAGGCTCATCTGAGTCCGCAAAGGTGGCCTCAGACATCTGGAAACCTGTCCTCTCCATTGATGCTGAGCCCAGGAAGTCCACATTGTTTCCTGAGCCCACCAAGGCAGTCCTCCCTGCTTCCCCTGAGCCACGGAAACGTGCACTTTTCCCAGAGTCTCGGAAGCATGTACTTTTCCCTGAGCTCCCCAAATCCACTGTGTTCTCAGAGGCCCAGAAGGCCACTGAGCTTAGTGATGAGCTACAGCTTGAAGCGGTGGATGATGCAAAATGTGACGGTCTGGTCCAGGAAGGACTTCTGGCTACACCTAAGAAACTGTTAGAGGAtgctttgtttccttcttcaaaGAAGCTGAAGAAAGACAGCCAAGAGAACTCGGATGCTGAGCTCAGTAGCAGTGAGTACATCAGAACTGACTTAGACACTATGGACATCAAGGGTCAGGAGTCAAGCAGCGATCAAGAACAGGTGGACGTGGAATCTATTGATTTTAGCAAAGAGAACAAAATGGAGATGAGTAGTCCAGAGCAGGCCAAAAATGTGCTTCAGTTCACTGAAGAGAAGGAGGCATTCATTTCTGAAGAGGAGATCGCAAAATATATGAAGCGCGGAAAAGGGAAATATTATTGCAAAATATGTTGCTGTCGTGCCATGAAAAAAGGTGCCGTCCTGCATCACTTAGTTAATAAGCACAATGTTCACAGCCCGTACAAGTGCACAATCTGTGGGAAAGCGTTTCTTTTGGAGTCTCTCCTTAAAAATCATGTAGCAGCCCATGGGCAGAGTTTACTTAAATGTCCACGATGTAATTTTGAATCAAATTTCCCAAGAGGCTTTAAGAAACATTTGACTCACTGTCAGAGCCGGCATAGTGAGGAAGCAAATAAGAAGCTGATGGAAGCTCTTGAGTCGCCATTGGAAGAGCCACAGATTTGATTTTGAAACAATGATCTTGCTTTACAGCGTTGCTTGCCAAACTTGTAGCTTGTTGAGTAGCTTAGATGGACCAGCAGATGGTGTATGCGCAGTGTATCCTGTTTGTCACAAAGAATAAGCACTTGGGTATTTTTTCACATGACCTCTTGTTTATGTGGCTGGCTGTTTTATAAGTCAATACACTCCTGTTATATATTCCCGGTGGATATAGCTCATTTTCCTTAAGCCTGTTTTAGTCACACTGCAGGAGTGGGGAAAAGTAGGCAGTCCATATGGTAAACAAGCAAGTTTaagcctctctctgtgtgtctgtctctctgtttctctctctctctctctctctctctctctctctctctctgtgtgtgtgtgtgtgtgtatgtatgtgtgtgtataactgaTTTCAGATCATAGAAATTAGGTagagggctcagtggtagagcccttgcctagcatgttTTGCATACTTATCAGTTCCAGGGTTCAAGCCTCAgtaccttaaaaaaataataataaataaaacaaaaaacctggaatGTTTGAGAATTGAGCATGAAAAGTAAATATGAGAAGAATTTTGTTAAATATACTTTTGGATCATGTTTTATATCCTCTTCATGCAAAATTAGTTTAAAATCTTTAATACTTTTCTTGATGTTCATTAGTTTTTAATGTTATAGAGCAGCAGTTCTcggcctgtgggtcatgacccctttcacaagggtcgcttaagaccattggaaaacacagatacttacattatgattcataacagtagtagttacagttatgaagtagcaatgaaataatgttatagttggggtcaccacacatgagggactgtattaaagggtcacagcgttaggaaagTTGGAAACTGCTGCTATAGGGAGTTGGCGTCTTAGGGGTCACTGGTTTTCTGCTGACAGGACAACTGAGTAGGTATTTACTGCAGTTTGGGTTCTTTTCTGCAGAGATGAGAAGGATAACCACGTGATTAAGGACATACATGTCTAGTTATTTTCAACAGAGGCTTCCTTGTGTCTTGTCCTTTGCTTCCCTGCCAGCTCACATGAACAGATGATCCTTAATTGCCAAATGTATTAGTGTTCTCACCCCCTACTCCTGGGCCTTACGTGCTTCCTGTGGGGGCTCCAGACCTGAGTAATGAACAGGAGCGGAAAGTCTTCCAGATTCACAGTAAAAAGTTTCTAAGCAGCGCTAGTGTGGCAGTACACACTAGATTCAGCtgcctgggaggctgaggtaaggaggatcacttgagcccagcctgggcagcatagtgaaatcctgtcttaaaagcaTCCCTGTTTgaggaacatttttattttgtttcacagtTTTGTCATTgtaaataatatcttgtatctcCTCATGGATTACTATTCTAACATTTTGTTAAATGTGTACCAACCAAATTAAAAAGGCTTTCATGTAAGCATCTTCATGTGTGCTTTCTTTTAATATTGCATTATAGTCAGACTCCTGTCACTGTGATAGGTACTTGAGGAAGATAGTTTAAAATAGGAAAGGCTTTATCTCAAAGGTTTGAAGGTTTCAGTGGCTtttaggagaggaggaagaatgtGACAGAAGAACACTGCTCATTTCACAGCatccaaaagaaagagaagagggaaagggccAAGGCCAACATACATCCCTGGAAGGTACATCCCCAGTGACCCACCTTCCTCCAAATGTGCCACCACTTCCCAATCGTGTGTTCAGATTTTAATCAGAAGGGCAAGAAATCATTGGCCAGAGCAGAGCCTTTGTTACCCACTCCTGAAAATGCCATCTGGCACAAGGTTAACTACAGGAACTTTCCATGTATTATACCTAGATTCCATCTTCTAAAGAGAATGGTTTTCATGTGTTGAACAGCACATTCTAAATCAGTTTTCCGTAATTCTCTAAGTTAGGGTTGGGTGGTTCGATTTCTGTGGTTGCAAACATTACCTGCCTCGTTTTAACAGTGTTGTGTGGGTGGTAGTGATGTCTACTGCATAGCTAGGCTTGAGACACAACAAGCTCTAGTTCTGTGGGGTCAAAGCTTTAACCCTGTTTTAAAGTATAAGATTtaaaccgttttttttttttttgcccaatcCTAGTTTTAGAACAATTTACTGTAATTTGATAAAATGACTTTGTTTCCTATACAATAACCTCTTAATAACATGACCAGCataatgcattttttattttcttcctatgTAAGACTagttctggggatggagagatggctcagaggttaagagcgttttgctcttccagaagtcctgagttcaattcccagcaaccacatggtggctcacaaccatctatactgggatctgatgccctcttctggcatgcaggtgtccatgcaggtagagcactcatacccataaatcaaaaaagaagaaggaaaaagccagTTGGTGGTGGGGCTtgtccttagtcccagcacttgggaggcagacgcagacagacctctgagttcaagaccagcttggtctacagagtgagctcgaggacagccaaggctacacagagaaaccctgtctcaaaaaaaaaaaatctaattagaGTTTCAACTCTGTTTTCATGTACTAAAACAGGAATAAACAGTGCTGTCATCCCACAACATATCCCACATCTATAGTGTAGATGCTGTGACTATCTTGGATATTAACATACCTGAAAAAGCAGCCTACTAGGGTCCTTTTTTCAGGTTTAACTCTAACCCAAGATCTAAAGAATTCCCTGTCGTGCCTGACTCAATGTAGTAGTTACCTGTGCATTTGTACTTTTGATAACATGCTGTAAGTTTCCTGTCACTGTCATATACATAATTGTACCTCTCCAGCCTAAATCCCCAAACATCCACCATCAGTTCCTACCACAGCTGAGTTTGAAGGTTCGGGCTGAGTCTTACGGAAACCATGTGACTCTTCATTGTGTCTACTGCCTTACTAGCCTACAACTTCTCACCACTGTATAGACTGGGCTAATTGGTAATGTGCCCTCAAGTTAACCACAACTTGCCGAGGGCAAAATCCGATTCTAACCCTGAGGTCTGATGGCTGCTGTTGGCAAACCACTCAGGTGGCTTTTTATCTTGAGCTCCTGGTCTGCTTGTGTGGTGAGTGACCTGTGGCTTTGCCAATAGCATGAGAGAGACCTAGGCTTTACTGTTAAGGctttttcaaaagtatttttacCTCAGGTGAAGTAGGTTGGGGTCTGTAGGTGTCTTTTGGGGCTACTtcattgggttcttatatctgcCACCCTTCTTCACTCAATTTCTtctaacaccaggtaggagagaaagaaggttagaggggaaagggacgTAAATCTCTTACGTCCTGTTGATAACTGTTCtcaggttccttggagcaagtccaatctttgttgtCAGAATACCTCCAACTTCTCGTCAAATTAAACCACAACAGCAACAATGAGCTGGTTCGGGGTGCCCTGatccctctctgggctctggcatttataccctctccagagTTCTCAGAATTAAACTGTGCAGCTGGCACAAACCACACCTCTACCAGAGCACGAGAGACACATCCCatacctgggatcaaaacaaaaatatattcatatagctgtttttaaagaaaccaaaattctcactacaggggTTT belongs to Meriones unguiculatus strain TT.TT164.6M chromosome 4, Bangor_MerUng_6.1, whole genome shotgun sequence and includes:
- the Champ1 gene encoding chromosome alignment-maintaining phosphoprotein 1, whose amino-acid sequence is MEVCQELHKPSIRLECDHCGFRGTDYENVQIHMGTIHPEFCDEMDAGGLGKLIFYQKSAKLFHCHKCFFTSKMYSNVYYHITSKHAASEKWSDKPKDQLSKETESVKSPSLPEHQNSAFDSAEVRPTPALPLETQKIGPSLSPESQKSVPPVLEPQNSGPVVCPEPQAPCLPAEDSEAAPASSPECLDPACVLPELQKHDRAPSPESGRSALVSSKPQKHSPFADTGAPPSALSPESPVLATSPEPWGPSLTASPESRKPARAASPEPRKPSPSESPELWKPFPAITSEPRRPTPAVSPGSWKPGPPGSPRPWKSSPSATSGPWKSSKPATSMSPGPWKPIPSVSPGPWKPAPSMSTASWKSSVSSGSWKTPPTSPESWKSGPPELRKTALALSPEHWKAVPPVSPELRRPGPPLSPEIRSPAGSPELRKPSGSPDLWKLSPDQRKTSPASLDFPECQKSSRGGSPDLWKSSFITEAQKPNVFPETRKHASSGSSESAKVASDIWKPVLSIDAEPRKSTLFPEPTKAVLPASPEPRKRALFPESRKHVLFPELPKSTVFSEAQKATELSDELQLEAVDDAKCDGLVQEGLLATPKKLLEDALFPSSKKLKKDSQENSDAELSSSEYIRTDLDTMDIKGQESSSDQEQVDVESIDFSKENKMEMSSPEQAKNVLQFTEEKEAFISEEEIAKYMKRGKGKYYCKICCCRAMKKGAVLHHLVNKHNVHSPYKCTICGKAFLLESLLKNHVAAHGQSLLKCPRCNFESNFPRGFKKHLTHCQSRHSEEANKKLMEALESPLEEPQI